From Brevibacillus marinus, a single genomic window includes:
- a CDS encoding thiolase family protein: MVVIVNALRTPIGKYAGTLSNKTPEELAKTVMGNNLAHAGLSPEQVDEVILGQTKQSAHAPNIARVASLLANFPEELSAYTVHRQCGSGMQAVHNAYMSIIARQAEIVLAGGVESMSQAPYYMIVDRNGFKPGNLTLYDSNVESQPKSQPERKYGSFNMGETAEHLAEKYGISRSEQDEFALHSQLKAKRAIANGVFQDEIVPVEIDSLKHGTRIFSQDEQPRETSLEELAKLNPVFKQGGTVTAGNSSGRSDGAAVLLLMKEERALAMGYTPLARIRGIGAAGVSPKEMGIGPVPATQKALKMAGLELKDMDLIELNEAFAAQSLAVLREWGIGQERVNVNGGAIALGHPLGCSGARILVTLVHEMQKRDVRYGLATLCTAGGQGVATIVEKWQE, from the coding sequence GTGGTCGTTATCGTAAATGCGTTACGCACGCCAATTGGCAAATATGCCGGAACGTTGAGCAATAAAACACCGGAAGAATTGGCGAAGACCGTAATGGGCAACAATCTGGCGCATGCTGGGTTGTCGCCGGAGCAAGTCGATGAAGTGATTCTGGGTCAGACAAAACAAAGCGCACACGCTCCCAATATCGCGCGGGTCGCTTCATTACTGGCAAACTTTCCGGAAGAATTGTCTGCTTACACGGTTCATCGGCAGTGCGGTTCCGGAATGCAGGCGGTGCACAATGCGTACATGTCGATTATCGCCAGGCAGGCAGAAATTGTCTTGGCAGGCGGCGTGGAAAGCATGTCTCAGGCACCCTACTACATGATCGTAGACCGAAACGGTTTTAAGCCGGGCAATCTCACGCTGTACGACTCCAATGTGGAGAGTCAGCCAAAATCGCAGCCGGAAAGGAAATACGGATCTTTTAACATGGGTGAGACAGCGGAACACTTGGCTGAGAAATATGGAATTTCCCGATCGGAACAGGATGAATTCGCGCTGCACAGTCAGTTGAAAGCGAAAAGAGCCATTGCCAACGGAGTTTTCCAGGATGAAATCGTCCCGGTGGAGATAGACAGTCTCAAGCATGGTACACGGATATTCAGCCAAGATGAACAACCGCGGGAGACCAGCTTGGAGGAGTTGGCGAAACTGAACCCGGTTTTCAAGCAGGGAGGAACCGTAACAGCCGGTAACTCCTCAGGGCGAAGCGACGGCGCAGCGGTTTTGCTCCTGATGAAAGAAGAACGAGCGCTCGCGATGGGGTATACGCCACTGGCCCGAATCCGCGGCATCGGCGCTGCTGGTGTCAGCCCGAAAGAGATGGGGATTGGCCCGGTTCCCGCTACGCAAAAGGCTTTGAAAATGGCTGGCCTGGAACTGAAGGATATGGATTTGATCGAGTTAAACGAAGCGTTTGCGGCGCAAAGCCTGGCCGTGCTACGTGAATGGGGCATCGGCCAGGAGCGGGTGAATGTGAATGGTGGAGCGATCGCGTTGGGGCATCCACTGGGATGCTCGGGAGCGAGAATCCTCGTGACGCTGGTTCATGAAATGCAAAAACGCGATGTGCGTTACGGGCTTGCCACTCTGTGTACGGCTGGAGGCCAGGGAGTCGCCACCATCGTTGAAAAATGGCAAGAGTAG
- a CDS encoding aspartate aminotransferase family protein has product MAQGKDYVFHRDLTKTYPIITRAEGVYLYEESGKRYLDASSGAIAVNLGHGVDEIVYAMAKQAKDAAFVHTLRFETHVLHELSREIAELAPGSLNRVFYTTGGSEANESAMKLARQYHRDRGNAEKWIVIGRWQAYHGNTIGSLSAGGDIKRRKPFTPMLLPYEHVPSPHCSRCPYGKTLQQCQATSMACVDALERLILEIGPEFVSAFICEPIVGSQQGAVVPPEGYLRQVRELCNRYDIILIIDEVMCGFGRTGKHFAVEHFAIEPDILTFGKGVSSGYAPLGGMIVSDRIVQSLIENSGGKFTHGYTYSGHPVSVAAGLAAVRYYKEKDVLANCQQQSAYLFEQLELLRAKHRIVGEIRGKGLLIGFELVMDRERGTPFPPKAGIADRLNQIAMEQGAVFYPGSGGIDGEQGEHLLIGPPLTINQGEIKELVAILDHSLTLLETELFSVYPIN; this is encoded by the coding sequence ATGGCACAGGGCAAAGATTACGTTTTTCACCGCGATCTGACAAAGACCTACCCGATCATCACTCGTGCAGAAGGAGTGTATTTGTATGAAGAATCCGGCAAGAGGTATCTCGACGCGAGTTCGGGAGCGATTGCCGTCAACTTGGGGCATGGCGTCGACGAGATCGTGTACGCGATGGCCAAACAGGCCAAAGACGCGGCATTTGTTCATACACTTCGATTCGAGACGCATGTTCTGCATGAATTGTCCAGAGAAATAGCGGAACTGGCGCCGGGCTCGCTGAATCGGGTCTTCTACACAACGGGCGGCTCGGAAGCAAACGAGAGCGCGATGAAACTGGCAAGACAGTATCACCGAGACCGCGGCAACGCGGAGAAGTGGATTGTCATCGGTCGTTGGCAGGCTTACCACGGCAATACGATTGGTTCCCTTTCAGCAGGGGGAGATATCAAGCGGCGAAAGCCTTTTACCCCGATGCTGCTCCCATACGAACACGTTCCATCGCCGCACTGCTCGCGCTGTCCGTACGGCAAAACGCTGCAGCAGTGTCAAGCTACCAGTATGGCTTGCGTAGATGCCTTGGAACGGCTGATTCTGGAAATCGGTCCCGAGTTTGTCTCAGCGTTCATTTGCGAGCCGATCGTCGGCAGTCAACAAGGGGCGGTTGTCCCGCCGGAAGGATATTTGCGACAGGTTCGTGAGCTGTGCAATCGCTACGACATCATTCTGATTATCGATGAAGTGATGTGCGGCTTTGGCAGAACCGGTAAACATTTTGCGGTTGAGCACTTTGCGATTGAGCCAGATATTCTCACCTTTGGCAAAGGAGTATCCAGTGGATATGCTCCGCTCGGCGGCATGATCGTCAGTGATCGAATTGTCCAGAGCCTCATCGAGAACAGCGGCGGCAAGTTTACGCACGGTTATACCTACAGCGGGCATCCGGTATCGGTAGCGGCCGGGCTGGCTGCGGTGCGTTACTACAAAGAGAAGGACGTGCTGGCTAACTGCCAGCAGCAAAGCGCTTACTTGTTCGAACAGTTGGAGCTGCTCCGAGCCAAACACCGCATTGTGGGAGAAATCCGCGGCAAAGGCTTGCTGATCGGATTTGAGCTGGTGATGGACAGGGAGCGGGGGACACCCTTTCCGCCAAAAGCAGGCATTGCGGACAGGCTCAATCAGATCGCCATGGAACAGGGAGCGGTCTTTTATCCCGGTTCCGGGGGGATCGATGGGGAACAAGGGGAACACCTGTTGATCGGCCCACCGCTCACCATTAACCAGGGTGAAATAAAGGAACTCGTCGCGATTTTAGATCACTCTTTAACACTGTTGGAGACGGAATTATTTTCCGTTTACCCTATAAATTAA
- the pruA gene encoding L-glutamate gamma-semialdehyde dehydrogenase, producing the protein MSLPTYRNEEFLDFSQEYVKKKLAEEFAKWEASFGKHYPMIIDGKEVNREETFSSVNPNQPSQVIGTFPKGTTADVDDAVRAARKAFESWKRVPAAERAAINLRIASVMRKYRYELTSIVVLEVGKAWLEADAEVAEGIDHFEYSAREMLRYAQGKELMPFAGEISEYRYIPLGVCAVISPWNFPIGISTGMISSAIVAGNTVVFKPSSDSPMISYFLMKIFAEAGVPDGVVNLVFGSGSVVGEYLAAHPQVNFVGFTGSKEVGVRVAQRAAILGEGQYWFKRVILELGGKNAIIVDSNTDLDDAANGVIGGAFGYQGQKCSACSRAIVVADVYDRFVEILTEKVRAMKVGAPKDGYTFGAVINRSSKEKILSYIEIGKQEGRLVVGGDCPDAEGYFVNPTVFVDIDPQARLAQEEIFGPVLSVIKANDFDHALEIANNTIYGLSGGVYSKDPMNLHKAKEEFYVGNLYLNRKNTGAWIGAHPFGGYNMSGTNSKLGGPDYLLNFLQSKLITHKITV; encoded by the coding sequence ATGAGTTTGCCGACTTATCGCAACGAAGAGTTTTTGGATTTTTCCCAGGAATATGTCAAGAAAAAATTAGCTGAAGAATTTGCAAAATGGGAGGCATCGTTTGGTAAACACTATCCGATGATCATCGACGGAAAAGAAGTAAATCGCGAAGAAACCTTTTCTTCCGTGAACCCCAATCAACCGTCGCAAGTGATTGGCACGTTCCCGAAAGGAACTACAGCCGACGTGGACGATGCTGTGCGAGCCGCGCGGAAGGCGTTTGAAAGCTGGAAGCGGGTGCCGGCAGCTGAGCGTGCGGCGATCAATCTGCGTATTGCCAGCGTGATGCGGAAATACCGGTATGAACTCACGTCGATTGTCGTTTTGGAAGTGGGCAAAGCCTGGTTGGAAGCAGATGCAGAAGTCGCAGAAGGGATCGACCACTTTGAGTACAGTGCGCGCGAGATGCTGCGCTATGCCCAGGGCAAAGAGCTAATGCCGTTTGCCGGTGAGATCAGCGAATACCGCTACATCCCGCTCGGTGTTTGTGCGGTGATTTCGCCCTGGAATTTCCCGATCGGGATCTCTACGGGGATGATTTCTTCGGCCATTGTGGCGGGGAATACTGTCGTATTTAAGCCTTCGTCCGACTCACCGATGATCTCCTATTTCCTGATGAAAATTTTTGCGGAAGCAGGCGTGCCGGACGGGGTGGTGAACTTGGTTTTCGGTTCTGGGTCTGTTGTAGGTGAATATCTCGCTGCCCATCCGCAGGTAAACTTCGTCGGATTTACGGGTTCCAAGGAAGTGGGAGTTCGCGTCGCACAGCGGGCAGCCATTCTGGGCGAAGGACAATATTGGTTTAAACGCGTCATCCTCGAACTGGGCGGAAAAAATGCGATTATCGTCGATTCCAACACCGATTTGGACGATGCCGCAAACGGCGTTATTGGCGGAGCGTTTGGCTATCAGGGACAAAAATGTTCGGCCTGCTCAAGGGCGATCGTCGTTGCCGACGTTTATGACCGCTTCGTGGAAATCCTGACGGAAAAGGTGCGTGCGATGAAAGTGGGTGCACCGAAAGACGGTTATACGTTTGGAGCCGTGATCAACCGTTCCTCGAAGGAAAAAATCCTTTCCTACATTGAAATCGGCAAACAGGAAGGTCGTCTGGTCGTAGGCGGGGACTGCCCGGATGCAGAAGGCTACTTTGTCAACCCGACCGTTTTCGTCGACATTGATCCGCAGGCGCGCCTGGCCCAAGAAGAAATCTTCGGACCGGTCCTTTCCGTGATCAAAGCGAACGATTTTGATCATGCCTTAGAGATCGCTAACAATACCATCTACGGATTGTCTGGAGGGGTCTATTCCAAAGATCCGATGAATCTGCACAAAGCCAAAGAAGAGTTTTATGTCGGAAACTTGTACCTCAACCGGAAAAATACCGGGGCATGGATCGGTGCGCATCCATTTGGCGGCTACAACATGTCGGGAACCAACTCTAAGCTGGGTGGACCGGATTACCTCTTGAATTTCTTACAGTCAAAACTGATCACCCACAAAATCACCGTATAA
- a CDS encoding aspartate aminotransferase family protein has product MNPGSKVFYRDPHKQYPTAKRGKGVFIYDENEKDYLDGSSGALVVNVGHGNEEIIEAVHKQMRAISFAHTSQFQTDVLVEYANRLAPLLPGELEYTYFVAGGSEAVDTAIKMARQYQVERGKTSKHKVIGRWTSFHGHTIGALSVGGYADWRKFHSPNLLAFPHIQPPLCYRCPFGHTPDSCQHQCAAQLEDAILREGPENVAAFIFEPVIGSSASATVAPPVYFQKVSEICKKYDVLLIVDEVMCGFGRTGTLFASEHWNLQPDLMVTGKGISSGYAPLGAVMVHPKVFETLKEGSARRFVHGFTSSGNPVSVSAGLAVLNFLQQNAVLEKVKHTSAYLEKRLKQLQDHHPIIGDVRGIGMMWGVELVRNRASREPFPPELQVTAQTVSAAFANGLIVYPSQKFHLGRYGDSIMIAPPLIITMDEIDLLIERLEKTLHEIGMKLEAYLY; this is encoded by the coding sequence ATGAATCCTGGTTCAAAGGTTTTCTACCGGGATCCGCACAAGCAGTACCCGACAGCCAAAAGGGGCAAAGGGGTATTCATTTACGACGAGAACGAAAAAGATTACTTGGACGGCTCCTCGGGCGCGCTGGTGGTCAACGTAGGACATGGTAATGAAGAAATTATCGAAGCTGTTCACAAGCAGATGAGAGCCATTTCGTTCGCTCATACCAGCCAGTTTCAAACCGATGTTCTCGTCGAGTACGCCAACCGGCTCGCGCCTTTGCTGCCGGGTGAACTGGAGTACACCTACTTCGTCGCGGGAGGTTCAGAAGCAGTCGATACGGCCATCAAGATGGCGCGGCAGTACCAGGTGGAGCGGGGGAAAACGAGCAAACACAAGGTGATCGGTCGTTGGACAAGCTTTCACGGCCACACCATAGGAGCATTAAGTGTGGGGGGATACGCTGATTGGCGTAAATTCCACTCGCCCAACCTTCTCGCATTCCCGCACATTCAGCCTCCGCTCTGCTACCGTTGTCCATTCGGGCACACACCCGACAGCTGTCAACACCAGTGTGCGGCGCAGTTGGAAGATGCGATCCTCCGGGAAGGACCCGAAAACGTGGCGGCATTCATCTTCGAACCGGTGATCGGTTCGTCGGCTAGTGCAACCGTTGCTCCCCCGGTCTATTTCCAAAAAGTGTCGGAGATTTGCAAAAAATACGACGTACTGCTGATTGTTGATGAAGTAATGTGCGGGTTCGGCCGCACAGGTACGTTGTTCGCCAGTGAGCACTGGAATTTGCAGCCTGATTTGATGGTCACGGGCAAAGGGATCAGCAGTGGCTATGCCCCATTGGGAGCCGTCATGGTACACCCTAAGGTTTTTGAAACACTGAAAGAAGGCTCTGCACGCCGCTTTGTTCACGGATTTACGTCCAGCGGCAATCCGGTCAGCGTCTCGGCGGGATTGGCTGTATTGAATTTTTTGCAGCAAAATGCGGTTTTGGAAAAGGTGAAGCACACGAGCGCGTATTTGGAAAAGCGCTTGAAGCAATTGCAGGATCACCATCCGATCATCGGTGATGTGCGGGGCATCGGCATGATGTGGGGAGTGGAACTGGTCCGCAACCGAGCGTCCAGGGAACCGTTCCCGCCCGAGCTGCAGGTAACGGCGCAAACGGTCAGTGCGGCGTTTGCAAACGGCTTAATTGTCTACCCGAGCCAAAAGTTTCATCTGGGTCGTTATGGCGACAGCATCATGATCGCGCCGCCGTTAATCATCACGATGGACGAAATCGATCTGCTGATTGAACGCTTGGAAAAAACACTACATGAAATCGGAATGAAACTGGAAGCTTATCTGTATTAA
- a CDS encoding ABC transporter substrate-binding protein, whose amino-acid sequence MKKFFTSMLAGLMLLTAACGSGTSSSGENNGGSGGSSAAESEEIVIGMYGGYTGATSFWNTRAMQGVQLAAEEINNTGGIAGKKLKLIFEDTEGDKAQAAAAVEKLINRDKVHIVFGPPVSGENFVGAPIAEKAKVPFIGIVPSAKGIPQLGEYIFRVGSLAQFATPMLVEYLIAENDLKTFTFVESINNDYSQDQKKIVTELLDNKGLKYDIVSISDGDTDFTAQVSTIVKNNPDAVFLGTYGTEGGLIVNQLRGSGYQGLIMGTDSLAESPFFELGKDAVEGTYLWMPWVPDTSDSAIKEFVDKFKAEYNADAEFIAAFGYDTVYLVKEIIEKVGTDPDAIKEGLKQVSGHTGIVGEVNYDAESEEFLHPHYIVRIENGTYVPVAKK is encoded by the coding sequence ATGAAGAAATTTTTCACTTCGATGTTGGCGGGGCTGATGCTGCTGACAGCAGCTTGCGGAAGCGGTACTTCCTCGTCGGGAGAAAATAACGGAGGAAGCGGCGGTTCGTCGGCAGCAGAGAGTGAGGAAATCGTCATTGGTATGTACGGCGGCTATACGGGTGCAACCTCTTTCTGGAATACCCGGGCCATGCAGGGTGTGCAGTTGGCTGCGGAAGAGATTAACAATACAGGTGGAATCGCCGGTAAAAAGCTCAAACTGATTTTTGAGGATACCGAGGGAGACAAGGCTCAGGCGGCAGCTGCGGTGGAAAAACTGATCAACCGTGACAAAGTGCACATCGTATTCGGTCCGCCGGTCAGTGGCGAAAACTTTGTCGGCGCTCCGATCGCGGAGAAGGCAAAAGTTCCGTTTATCGGAATCGTACCGAGTGCGAAAGGGATCCCACAGTTAGGGGAATACATCTTCCGAGTCGGCAGTCTCGCCCAGTTTGCGACTCCGATGTTGGTTGAATATTTGATTGCGGAAAATGATTTGAAAACCTTTACCTTTGTGGAATCGATCAACAATGACTACAGCCAGGACCAGAAGAAAATCGTTACGGAACTGTTGGATAACAAAGGGCTAAAATACGACATCGTGTCGATCTCCGATGGGGATACGGACTTCACCGCACAGGTTTCCACGATTGTCAAGAATAATCCGGACGCGGTATTTTTGGGCACGTACGGAACAGAGGGCGGCCTCATCGTCAACCAACTCCGCGGTTCGGGTTACCAGGGCTTGATCATGGGCACCGACTCCCTTGCCGAAAGCCCGTTCTTTGAGCTGGGAAAAGATGCAGTTGAAGGCACTTATCTCTGGATGCCATGGGTACCGGATACCAGCGACAGCGCGATCAAAGAATTTGTCGATAAGTTCAAAGCGGAGTACAACGCGGATGCTGAGTTCATTGCGGCATTCGGTTACGATACGGTTTACCTGGTGAAAGAGATTATCGAGAAAGTGGGAACCGATCCGGATGCGATTAAAGAAGGCTTGAAACAAGTGTCCGGTCACACGGGTATCGTGGGCGAAGTGAACTATGATGCAGAAAGTGAAGAATTCTTACATCCCCATTACATCGTGAGAATTGAAAACGGCACGTATGTACCGGTAGCGAAAAAATAA
- a CDS encoding NAD(P)/FAD-dependent oxidoreductase: MKAKVVIIGGGVIGASCLYHLAQKGWTDVVLFEKSTYASASTGKSAGIIETQYLSEEDIMLRAKSMPLFRKFHEEEGLPLEVNGYMRLGREEEDREKFAKSVELQKSMGALAMVLSPEEIKQIVPDLDVSDIKAALFGPNDGYLDPYILTNIFVNKAKELGAQAHQNTAVTGIRVEDGRVKGVETEKGYYECEYIINAAGGWADKIGEMIGVEIPVKAYRRQIVVLSAPDVNYKVPSVMDYVPGREKEGVYFRDERGGKIFAGLHWEAFGETEEPVDPDQYNQKVDDDYVERLAERLLETAPGFTNLGVQNGWAGTYPITPDTRPIVGELEEVKGFYNCVGFGGNGVQLSPVFGQAMADLLVDGSTTAIDVALYDIKRFKTGKGTE; encoded by the coding sequence ATGAAAGCAAAAGTAGTGATTATTGGAGGCGGAGTTATCGGTGCCAGTTGTTTGTATCACCTGGCGCAAAAAGGGTGGACTGATGTCGTTTTGTTTGAAAAATCAACCTACGCTTCCGCGTCGACCGGTAAATCGGCAGGCATTATCGAGACCCAGTACCTATCGGAAGAAGATATCATGCTGCGCGCCAAGAGTATGCCGCTCTTCCGCAAGTTCCATGAAGAAGAAGGGCTGCCGCTGGAGGTCAACGGCTACATGCGACTTGGTCGCGAAGAAGAGGATCGCGAAAAGTTTGCAAAAAGCGTAGAGCTGCAGAAGAGCATGGGGGCACTCGCGATGGTGCTGTCGCCGGAAGAAATTAAACAGATCGTTCCCGACTTGGATGTGAGCGACATCAAAGCGGCTCTCTTCGGGCCCAACGACGGTTATCTGGATCCTTACATCTTAACCAACATTTTTGTGAACAAGGCGAAGGAGTTGGGGGCCCAGGCGCATCAAAACACGGCCGTAACCGGCATCCGCGTGGAAGACGGCCGGGTGAAGGGAGTAGAGACAGAAAAAGGTTACTACGAATGCGAATATATCATCAATGCCGCTGGTGGCTGGGCGGATAAAATAGGCGAAATGATCGGTGTAGAGATTCCGGTCAAAGCATATCGCCGGCAAATTGTCGTCCTCAGTGCGCCTGATGTCAACTACAAGGTACCGTCGGTCATGGACTACGTGCCGGGACGCGAAAAGGAAGGCGTCTACTTCCGTGATGAGCGCGGCGGCAAGATTTTCGCCGGTTTGCATTGGGAAGCGTTTGGCGAAACGGAGGAACCGGTTGATCCCGACCAATACAATCAAAAAGTGGACGACGATTATGTCGAACGACTGGCGGAGCGCCTGCTGGAGACTGCGCCCGGATTTACCAATCTCGGCGTGCAAAATGGCTGGGCAGGTACGTATCCGATTACGCCCGACACACGGCCGATCGTAGGCGAGCTGGAAGAAGTTAAAGGATTTTACAACTGCGTCGGTTTTGGCGGGAACGGCGTGCAGCTATCGCCTGTTTTTGGACAAGCGATGGCCGACTTGCTAGTGGATGGCAGTACAACAGCAATCGATGTTGCGTTGTATGACATCAAACGATTCAAAACAGGCAAAGGAACCGAGTGA
- a CDS encoding branched-chain amino acid ABC transporter permease has translation MISTIIVGGLILGVIYSLVALGYSLVYGILKFINFAHGDVYMVGAFVGLYIASTFTASPWILIPLTAVVTGLLGFLIEKLAYKPLRHASRLNSMITAIAVGTILQGVVLKTAGPQTRGFPSLFPEGSINLGFVQISLMQLWLLVIVAVLLAVLYWLVMKTNFGISMRAASENINQLNLVGINSNQVISLTFVIGAALGGVAGVLAGSYFTAIFPYMGATGGIKAFVAAIIGGIGNLPGAVVGGLIMGISEVVFAAYFPSYRDAVAFLLLILILLYRPQGLFGEKGEERV, from the coding sequence ATGATTAGCACGATTATCGTCGGTGGACTCATCCTGGGCGTCATTTACTCACTCGTTGCGCTGGGTTATTCGCTCGTCTACGGGATTCTCAAATTCATCAATTTCGCCCATGGTGACGTCTATATGGTTGGTGCGTTTGTTGGTTTGTACATTGCCAGCACATTCACTGCCTCGCCATGGATCCTGATCCCGCTAACTGCAGTTGTAACCGGACTGCTCGGCTTTTTGATCGAAAAATTAGCATACAAGCCTTTGCGCCACGCATCCCGGCTCAATTCGATGATTACGGCGATTGCGGTGGGGACGATTTTGCAGGGAGTCGTGCTGAAAACGGCCGGACCGCAAACGCGCGGTTTTCCTTCTTTGTTTCCGGAGGGCAGCATTAATCTGGGCTTTGTGCAAATCAGTTTAATGCAGTTGTGGCTGTTGGTAATTGTCGCGGTACTTCTGGCCGTGCTGTACTGGTTGGTCATGAAAACCAATTTCGGGATCTCCATGCGTGCTGCCTCGGAAAACATCAATCAGTTGAATCTGGTGGGGATCAATAGCAATCAGGTCATCTCGCTCACCTTTGTGATTGGTGCGGCATTGGGCGGCGTTGCAGGCGTGCTGGCCGGATCCTATTTTACGGCCATTTTCCCGTACATGGGAGCGACCGGAGGGATCAAGGCGTTTGTCGCCGCGATTATTGGCGGAATCGGCAATCTGCCTGGCGCGGTTGTCGGTGGTTTGATCATGGGGATCAGCGAGGTTGTGTTCGCCGCTTACTTCCCGTCGTATCGCGATGCGGTTGCGTTTCTGCTGCTGATTCTGATCTTGTTGTATCGCCCGCAGGGTCTGTTTGGCGAAAAAGGTGAGGAGAGGGTGTAA
- a CDS encoding branched-chain amino acid ABC transporter permease, producing the protein MDYFYTIAVLTGINLIAALGLHIITGMSGQFSLGHAAFMSIGAYTSAILTMHYDFSLFPSLIVGTIVSAILGYLISYPTTNLKGDYLALVTIGFGEIVRVILLNMKITNGALGMAGIPPYTTVEGVYLAVLIGILFIQLLKKSWFGRGLLAIRENEHAAIVMGIHVPQYKRLSFAIGSAFAGCSGVFYAHYLTFVSPGDLAMTKSIEILLFLIIGGLGYVRGAIIGTIIMTTLPEFLRFIQDYRTIVYGILLILLMLYRPDGIIGAIHPKKKWLPALFRRSKKTV; encoded by the coding sequence GTGGATTATTTTTATACGATTGCTGTTCTCACCGGGATTAATCTCATCGCTGCCTTGGGCCTGCACATCATAACCGGCATGAGCGGGCAATTTTCTCTCGGCCATGCGGCGTTCATGAGCATTGGGGCCTATACATCCGCCATCCTGACGATGCACTATGATTTCTCATTGTTCCCCTCTCTGATCGTGGGAACGATTGTTTCCGCAATCCTGGGTTATTTGATTTCCTATCCGACAACCAACCTCAAGGGGGATTATCTAGCGCTGGTCACGATTGGATTTGGCGAGATCGTCCGAGTCATTCTGCTGAATATGAAAATCACCAATGGTGCGTTGGGGATGGCTGGAATTCCTCCTTATACGACGGTTGAAGGCGTTTATTTAGCGGTGTTGATTGGAATCCTGTTCATCCAACTGCTCAAGAAATCATGGTTTGGCAGAGGGCTGTTGGCTATTCGCGAAAACGAGCATGCCGCCATCGTCATGGGCATCCATGTTCCGCAGTACAAGCGGTTGAGCTTCGCCATCGGCTCGGCTTTTGCCGGGTGCAGCGGCGTATTTTATGCGCACTATTTGACATTTGTCAGCCCGGGTGATCTGGCGATGACCAAGTCAATCGAGATTTTGCTCTTTTTGATCATCGGCGGGCTTGGCTATGTACGCGGCGCGATCATTGGCACGATCATCATGACCACACTGCCTGAATTTTTGCGCTTTATCCAGGACTACCGCACCATCGTGTACGGCATTCTGCTGATTCTACTTATGCTCTACCGTCCTGATGGGATCATCGGCGCGATTCACCCCAAGAAAAAATGGCTGCCTGCTTTATTCCGGAGAAGTAAAAAAACCGTGTAA
- a CDS encoding ABC transporter ATP-binding protein — protein sequence MILRTEKLTKVFGGLTAVSEVDLQVKEGEIHAIIGPNGAGKSTLINMITGVLKPTSGKIIFDGKDITRMEAKDAIYQGMARTFQNLSLFNKLTVFENVTYGYFSKVQHRNLFAPLFRYKQFRQQEKQIEEKACSLMESLGILKWKDEEIGAVPYGVQKIVEMVRILMADAKILFLDEPAAGLNASDEAILQESIFKVAKSGKTIVLIEHSMRMVMSTAERITVIQNGKKIAEGTPDEIQNNQQVIEAYLGKWGEKKHA from the coding sequence ATGATCTTGCGCACAGAAAAGCTGACGAAAGTGTTTGGCGGATTAACGGCGGTATCTGAAGTTGACTTGCAGGTAAAAGAGGGGGAAATTCACGCGATTATCGGCCCCAACGGCGCGGGAAAATCCACCTTGATCAACATGATTACGGGTGTACTTAAACCAACCAGCGGTAAGATCATCTTCGACGGGAAGGATATTACCCGGATGGAGGCAAAAGACGCCATTTATCAGGGAATGGCACGAACCTTCCAAAACCTCTCCCTGTTCAACAAACTCACGGTTTTTGAGAATGTGACCTACGGCTATTTCAGCAAGGTCCAGCACCGCAATCTGTTCGCGCCGCTGTTTCGTTATAAGCAGTTTCGCCAGCAAGAAAAGCAGATTGAGGAAAAGGCTTGTTCGTTAATGGAGAGCCTCGGGATCCTGAAATGGAAGGATGAAGAAATTGGAGCCGTACCGTATGGCGTGCAAAAGATCGTGGAAATGGTGCGAATTCTGATGGCTGATGCGAAAATCCTGTTTCTCGACGAACCTGCCGCTGGACTCAACGCCTCTGATGAAGCAATCTTGCAAGAATCGATCTTCAAAGTTGCCAAGAGCGGCAAAACGATTGTCCTGATTGAACACAGCATGAGAATGGTGATGAGTACGGCGGAACGGATTACGGTTATCCAAAACGGAAAAAAGATCGCCGAAGGTACGCCGGACGAGATTCAAAACAATCAGCAAGTAATCGAAGCCTACCTGGGCAAATGGGGTGAGAAAAAGCATGCTTAG